From the genome of Vitis riparia cultivar Riparia Gloire de Montpellier isolate 1030 chromosome 2, EGFV_Vit.rip_1.0, whole genome shotgun sequence:
AATGgtatatcatacttctatcacaataaatcatgaaattgatgataggtTTTCTAGTCTTAGAACTCTaaccatcacacatgattgtgcacccatatatagGTCATTTAGCCTTCAATGTTGTTATGTATACCTCAAGCTCTTgcacctcctcttccaaatatgtatttccaatttggtatccCATGGGACCCTTGATGTCTGGACCTGCTTCTGCTATGGTGTCAGTCATTGATTAATAGTAAGGCCCACTGTCAGCTGCATTAAAGGGTATTgcattaaagagaaagaatttagaaatagttttacccactttcttcaCACATTCAGtagaaaacaagttttttattgatttctgctTTGATAGGAACATGTAgggatcaattccttttggaggtATGCTAGCTCCTTCTCTTACACTGAAGCTATGTGTTAGTTCGCGCTTAATCCTAGCATTAGAAGGTTGTGAGGAACTACCACCCTTCTGATACTCTTGTCcaccttcttcaaaaattcgacgactttctttcattgcttgtttcatttgtcttcttttaaaatcagccatagcaacttcctcaatttcatcattAGAATTACCCTCATACCATATGATTTAAATAATAGATTTATGGGCAGAAAATAACTTCATAATTGGTCCCGGCAGGGCATGTAAAGGTGCTTATCTGATCGTCCTTAGGGGGCCTATAAGCATCAGGGCACCTATCCTTGACAAACTTGGAGTAACTTGTAGCACTACAGCTCCCAAAAGTGCAACAATATTTATCAGTCTTGAAAATGGTGCATGGGTTGTTGCAACCACCAGCGGCCTTTAACTTAGCGGGGCACTGTCCTACAATGTCAGCGGTGCAACTGATGCCATGGGTGCACCCTTTGGAAGTAGGATTAAAGGCCATAGGCACATTAAATCCATCAACCAAAGATATATCAAAGAAGTCCAAGTTGAGGTATTGGTTAAGTGCGAATTCGGCTAAGGTGTTAGGGGGTGTACCATAGGCCTTGCATTGGAGGAGGCCACCACAATCCCACAAAATGGTGCCTATAAAAGCTATCCTCAATGAGGGCAAAGCCATCACCTTGATTGTGGGCTCAAGACTCAGCCCACAAAATGGTTGGATGGGTGTGGGCCTTGTCATAATAAGATAGGGCCAGCATCTGAAGACATTTTATTCAGTGTAACTCTTCCATTCTTCCAAAATGAGGAGGTTAATTTGAACTGTTCGGTTCGTTTAGAACCGTCTAGTTTCACCGGGTCATCGATCCGACCGCTGGTTCAGGCAATTTGTGACTGGTCCAATAGTTAAATGGTTCAATAGAGTGAATCGGATCGGAAATGTGATCGGTCGACGATTGAACCGGTTGGATCAACTGGTCCGATCCGATCcgatatttaaaatattggtgTGAATGTGGAAAAACCGTGTGCATAAAGCCTCGTAAAAATTCCAAATGATGGCATCATCTTTGTGGTTGACTTCGTTGTGGCTCGTAGGCATGAAAGAAAGAGTCAATGCGGGGTGGCCTATTTTTCCTCAAACCTTATCATCAAaagccaatattttttttttttaaatgaaaaaggtttgtttttagaaaataaataattttatttaaaatattttgcagAGACGAGGCCCCACgtcattatcatttttatttttattttttataatttcagaAATCTGCCTAACTTTTATGTAAATTCATAAATACCGAATGCTGAATGAGAAAAACGTCGGTGGATGttgttggaaaatttatttcaaatttcaatgagACAGCCTGTTGAATTATTCCAATATGATTGGCCACTTCAATTATTCTGAGACTGGGACTATTTCCGATAATATCATCATTTATCGTTTAAAATACTGAGAAGCAACCCAGTCCAGAGGAGAAAATCCAAAGTTTACTTTCCACTTAAAAGACACGTGACTGGGCCCAATGTCATGGAAAGCCCATAAATGTTGGGTTTTAGATGGATTCGTGATCCATGTGGTCCACTACGAAGTATCTTTCAAAACTTATCAACTGAAGCTGACATTTTTTCTGAAACAAGACAATAAATAAACTTGTAAGCAAATACATTGGcgcaaatttaaataaacatatattttttatttaaaatattttccagaTAAGGTCCATATCATTGCTTAAAATACTCTGCACaactttaattaaaatcattttgaaatgataTTTCAGGGtctatttggaaatattttttaaaactgttgtccaaaaataatttttgtaaatatgtttcaaacaatttttaatttttttttttactagaagCATGTTtagaaacttgaaatatttttaataaaatttttatatttttaaaaattatatgtaatattttattttcaactcttcttaatatttatataattaaattttttaaatgattcttagaaaataagtgaaaaaaatattctaaacactttcttctcatttttagaataaataattaaaaaacaatttcttatttaaaatattaataaaagttttcaggtaaaaaaaaatttataaaaaaattttaaaaaatagttttctactATGCCATATACCTTTTTCTAGTGTCATTCAAGATGTAAAAGCGAAGAGATAAGCTCAACTTTGGTGGGTGGTTCAGGCCTCTCCGAAAGCAACTCCATGAACTAACCATGTGATTTTTGGGCCTGCAAAAAATCTCTACATTTAGTTATTGACTTTTATTATGTATAAAAGTAATAGACAGACCACTAAGAAGTGCAAAGAgtagaaaaatcaaaaagaattttgtatATATACTATGCAGAtaccaaatatgataaatatcaTGTTATGAGGACAAAATAAAATACCCATATAGAAAGCTTCTTCCACTACATGGAAAATTGAAAGTTTGCTCACAATCaaatcttctttatttttttttttattgttttttcccTGAATCCTGTATGGTCTAAAAAGTCTAACAATGCGTTtcacaatgattttaagaagtttttttaattttttttatatttaaattttttaaaatattaaaaacacctcataaaatcattactaaaattgttatttaaaaataaatacaaaatatgtttttttttaccacATTCCATTCTTCTCTCTTGTCGGTTTTgtaacttttgtttttaatctcttatctgttttattttaatattaaacttgatttttgaaaaaacaaatttatttttcactttataatgatggatttgttatttaaattgaattcaaccttTGGAAAAatgagttagtttttttttttataaatattttccatctttttcaAAGTGATGTTTCATGTGCAATCCCACCAGACAAAAAAAGTTTAGAATTATTTTGATAGAatggtttctattttttattttttatttttaaaaaaattcttatatttgcaCGCAAAGTGCTTCTATACCAGGTCCTACTTGATTTAATAATACGTGTAAAGTCCCAAAGATTCATAAAAACATCCATTTATTCTACTAGCGTAGAAAAGTTGTTGCATGAGCACATTCAGTACACATACATGTGCTCAAATTTATTCCTTAGACTTTTGCATCTCAACATGGACTCAAAAGCACCCTAGTAGTTTAGACTGGGGAGTACATGCATACTATAGTTAATAGAGGCTTTATGGGCAGAAGATAACATCATAGTTGGTACCACCAGGGCATGTAAAGGTGCTGGTTGGATCATCCTTAGGGTAGCTGTAAGCATCAGGGCACCTAGTCTTGAAATACCTTGAGTAATCTGTCGGGACACAGCTCCCGGAATTGCAACAGTACTGATCGGTCTTGAAAACGGTGCATGGGTTATTGCAGCCACCCTGAGCTCGGAGCTGACTGGGGCACTGTCCCACGATGTCGGCCGTGCACCGTATCCCACGGGTGCACCCATTGGAGGTAGGGCTAAAGGCCATAGGCACATTAAACCCATCGACCAAGGATATATCAAAGAAGTCCAGGTTGTTGAACTGGTTAAGTCCGAATTCAGCCAAGGTGTTGGGGGGTGCACCATAGGCTGTGCACGTTAGGACGCCACCGCAGCCCCCGGTCTGACACTGCCCACGCCCAGCGCCATCGAAGCTGCAGCCAGTCCGGGCCCAAACACGGCCTCCAGTTGTGCCAGGGTTCACAGTCAGGCTCCAGGACTGTCCCTGGTCGAGGCGCCTACCCCCACCCGGCACAGCTGCTGCCCAAACTGTGTAGGGGCAACGGTTTTGGATATTGAAAATGGCTGCATGGGCGGAGGTGAAGAAGAGGGTGGCGAGAAGGAAGGAGGAAATGGAGAGGCTTTTGAAAAGGCCCATTTTGAGGAAGACAGGCTTTGTAGTGGTGATGGTGGTTTATGAGAAAATGGGTAGGGGTTTATATAGGGTGGGGGCGGTGGAGAAATGGGAAACAGCTTTTATTAAATTCCAAGGAATGGCGtcatatatgatatatcttTGTGCCCTCATGCTTGACTTCATTCCATAGACGCAAGCAAGTCAGCTAATGGGGCTGCACAGGGTAGATGGCAGGGCCCAATGGGCTAAGGAAAGCACCTTGAAGCCCACTGTTTCAACATTGAACAAGTCAAGTATTTAAGTATTCAAGAATTCCCATCCATTCATTCCACGTACACAAGAATTATCTAAGCGCCATCTCATTAATCTCAATCGTATTGTCTGTCGTGGCTAGAACACGATATGGGGACCATTTTGAAGAAGATATCAATtcagagtatatatatatagatatatttgtAGCACTAAAACTACttttcatatcaatttttttttctaacaaaataaaatgtatatatatggtCATTTTGCccttgtacttttttttttcttaccaaaTTTACAATGTTTGGTGGccaagaaaatttcattttcttattgattttaaaattgctttcaataaattttcttaaaaaaaaaatagttaatctCTTTATTAATTCAATCTCTCAATTTCTGATTTATTTGGGTTTggataaaaacctttttttcttcttaaacgAGCTTTAAGAAAAGGTTGAGATCAAGTATGATGAGAATGTCAAGTATAGTATGAAAGATGAGGGTATGCTATTGAAGTGAGAAAGTGTTGATTAAGTCTATGAAAGATTAAAGGATTTGAATTAGGTAAATCATTGTAAACATTGCTTGTTCTTTATAGTTTATTGATGGTAAgtctgtgtttttttttatctctttaatAGTTTTTAACGTAAATTATGATGtcattatctattttttttcttatcatactctttgatttattttcagttttagttttcatttattACTTGTGGATATAAGTTGAATGGAAGAACAATGAGCTAAAATAGGTGTGATCATCTTTGgatatcttgaattttttttttctatttattttgatatagaTATTtagtagaaattgaaatttgtgtTATTGAGAAATTATTCTTATGAATTATGTTAAGGAGTGTTGCATATAGATGTGACTTGCATTTGAAATATGTTGGAAGAGTTTGCATGTGACTTTTACTATTTGTCGGATAGtaattgaagaataaaaaaattatgagaatttttatgattaaataatatGTGTTGAGGATATATTTGAAttggttttatatttaaaagttgaacaaagtattttgaataaaaaaaatataaatcaaaatattttaattagaatcactttgaaatgATATGTTAAAAtctatttggaaatatttttgaaataaagataattttttaaaatatgtttcaaaccatttttaatattttttttaatagaaaccgTTCGtttagaaatttgaatttttttaatatattttttatatttttaaaaataaattttgtatataatattttacttttaattattctccatatttattaaattaatttttataatatttttttataaaataagtgaaaaaaaatattctaaacaCTCTCTTCtcattttaagaataaattcttaaaatctattttttatttaaaaaaataaattaacgtTTTTGgataatcttttttatttaaataataaagataattttgttttgagtttaattttattcctattacatttgaatttttttacccatatatacttttaaatcctaatttaaatttttggtccatttattccttttaatattagtttgattttttttttacctatttttattttacattcttttttgttctcttttccttccttcctccttttctttcttattttacatTACCACGTCACGTCAGAGACCCACACCCCCTCTCCCCGCTCTCATCTCTTTATCTTTCTACCTCTCTTTTCTTCCATCTtcttttttgccctttttctcCCCTCTTCGCTCACTTGCAGAGAACATGGCCCAcctttcttctgttttttttttttttcttcttttcttcttcatttttccctCACCACACTCACTCAACCCTCACTATCGACAACACAGTCGGTACGTCTCCATCGGTGATCTGCTGCCGGCCGGCGACCCCCTTTCCCCTTTCGTTCTCCCTTTCCACCTATCTCTCATCTcaccattttctctttctttccctctctatcttctttcatttttatttatttttttcattagccTCTATCAACCCTTCAACAATATACTTCAAATTTGggcaaatatattttcttttatttttattattaaaaaagacCCCACAAAAGCTTAGTAGGCATCAATTGCAAATGGCCTTAAAAGCATAGGACACATTTTCAATGTTGCAGCACCAACTTGCCTTTCCATCCACAATTTGCACAAGCCTCTAAGCATTTATGtctattttgttttgattttttattttcccctaCCGACTTCATTTATTGGCTTCACTCCTATTCACATCACCATGAATTTGCAATAATTTTCTGCTAACTATGCAACCATGTGTTGTCTCTGTCTCTTTTTCCTCCCTCTACCTCCACTACTTCAATTTTCCTCTCACTTTCCATGATCATGTTTTCAATGTAAAAATGATTAAGATATTGAATGATTAACTAGTTTACTAACTAAATCTATTGAAATGATCAtatgttttgtaattttatttaaatattcatttattcgATATAATTGCTAgacataaataatataatatcgcctttcttgaataaaaaattaattaaaattaataatatcgcAAGTTTCGTCTTAAAATctgaaataaaatcatattaaaagaaaacatcGGAAGTAAATATTTGAACCTTAAAGTCATAACATTATTATTCTAATATTGAAAGAAACACTTTTACTAAGTCCTGAATCATGTtatattttgtcaaatttttattttcaaaataataaaaaaaagtactttAAATATCAGTTCTAAATCTTCAACCCTAACATACATAAATTGATTCCAAACTTTAAACCCTAATATTTTAAAGCAAGCATGAccatactcttttttttttttgggaaaagtcAAGCTTTGAAacatcattttcaatattttggttAACATCTCTCTCCATGTCTCCAAATTGGAAATGTATTAGGTGGATTTTCCCTCTcaacaattaaatatatatatatatacacccaCATATAGCAAGACGATCACATGCATTTTTGAAATTGTTTGTGGGAATGTCCCAAATATTAAACTATTGGGAGTGAGACATGACTTAAGGTGCACAAGGAGTGGCTTGGCTGGAAAGAGGTACAAAGTGGTGTTGCCACTACCCACACCCACAAGGAGTGAGACATgcttttttttatctctttgaaTGTTTTCCACATAAATTCAGATATCattatctatcttttttttattatactttttgatttattttcaattttagttttcattttatACTTGTGGATATAAGTTGAATGGAAGAACAATGAGATAGAATAAGTGTGATCACCTTTGgatatcttgaattttttttttgtatttattttgatataaatatttagtagaaattgaaatttgtgtTATTCAGAAATTGTTCTTGTGAATTATGTTGGGGGAGTGTTGATACATATGTATGTCACTTGCATTTGAAATTTGTTGGAAGAATCTTATTGTATTTACACTTGCATGTGACTTTTGATCTTTGTTGGAAAGTATTTgaagagtaaaaaaattatgagaatttttatgattaaataatatGTGTTGAGgatattttttaattggttttatatttaaaagttgaacaaaatattttgaattaaaaaatataaatcaaaatatttggaaatatttttgaaatctaCTCTccaaagattattttttaaaatatgcttcaaacaatttt
Proteins encoded in this window:
- the LOC117930711 gene encoding thaumatin-like protein, whose product is MALPSLRIAFIGTILWDCGGLLQCKAYGTPPNTLAEFALNQYLNLDFFDISLVDGFNVPMAFNPTSKGCTHGISCTADIVGQCPAKLKAAGGCNNPCTIFKTDKYCCTFGSCSATSYSKFVKDRCPDAYRPPKDDQISTFTCPAGTNYEVIFCP
- the LOC117932054 gene encoding protein P21-like, translating into MGLFKSLSISSFLLATLFFTSAHAAIFNIQNRCPYTVWAAAVPGGGRRLDQGQSWSLTVNPGTTGGRVWARTGCSFDGAGRGQCQTGGCGGVLTCTAYGAPPNTLAEFGLNQFNNLDFFDISLVDGFNVPMAFSPTSNGCTRGIRCTADIVGQCPSQLRAQGGCNNPCTVFKTDQYCCNSGSCVPTDYSRYFKTRCPDAYSYPKDDPTSTFTCPGGTNYDVIFCP